A genome region from Leguminivora glycinivorella isolate SPB_JAAS2020 chromosome 13, LegGlyc_1.1, whole genome shotgun sequence includes the following:
- the LOC125232958 gene encoding mRNA export factor Gle1, protein MGDIYETSEYKSRCKSLDESISDQLVDFERLRISALTKAAEISPVVRQVTIGPRSPAKKELQYEENLEVSPKPRIVEEDLVDDRVSDDLRYALIIKQYEKNLRDTSDELFNNLLNSMLARRAESMRNYWAKQSEECERRARELREKKLQMLQHLHDNDNLTVLEQAKLDEKNAQISNKQTIENMNRILEEQNQATARFAAVTDSHTKICICYNEITNMLQKDPQGKAVCEKYIPAINSVIGNISAIMDLCKTGALTDKSVKQAEVLVSNIENIRKKMTEELANIKKQELIKKQEEEAQQQEILRQKQLEEKRVQEAKAAEIAQIEKSLTDQQKKSQPMFYSQNNYNYFQELKNFLDQYENQYKGLLENVNMKKFRFDCQKAVNTPVNAISSVSGMHMKDKFDKLAKLLRGEQVQVLDTYVTATQHPQGLYYCTALLAKKIVRQGDLLVSSNPEAAFPLAAVTAALWSQFPEFGKLLEAYFHRFCPYLVPMFLPQKEGQTDKDFYLSRGYTYNDEGVVEKQDKFLKRMSGIFRLRCAIWIAKTPRFVNAPNPHGPRFGWQWLASFVNLKPEPDISATLINDFFSVCGAEFHKLYGKQFVKIIRLISSEYLAILENIDEGGPKTRLEVFLQEVLKTGVIQPPTGILPPNTW, encoded by the coding sequence ATGGGTGATATATATGAAACCTCTGAGTATAAATCCAGATGTAAATCATTGGACGAGAGTATTTCCGATCAACTTGTAGATTTTGAAAGATTACGCATCTCAGCACTCACCAAGGCCGCTGAAATAAGCCCTGTTGTAAGACAAGTCACTATAGGCCCAAGAAGTCCTGCAAAGAAAGAACTGCAATATGAAGAAAATTTGGAGGTTAGCCCAAAGCCGAGAATTGTCGAAGAAGACTTGGTTGATGATAGAGTTAGCGACGATCTTAGGTATGCCCTCATCATTAAGCAATATGAAAAGAACCTGCGGGACACTTCCGACGAACTGTTTAATAATCTTTTAAACAGTATGCTAGCTAGGCGGGCCGAGAGTATGCGTAATTATTGGGCGAAGCAATCTGAGGAGTGCGAGCGGCGCGCGCGAGAGCTCCGTGAAAAGAAGCTGCAGATGCTCCAACACTTGCATGATAATGATAACCTTACAGTCTTAGAGCAAGCCAAATTAGACGAGAAAAACGCACAAATAAGTAACAAGCAAACTATAGAGAATATGAACCGAATTCTCGAAGAACAAAACCAAGCTACTGCACGCTTCGCCGCTGTAACAGACAGCCacacaaaaatatgtatatgctACAATGAAATCACAAATATGTTACAAAAAGATCCCCAGGGAAAGGCAGTATGTGAGAAATACATTCCGGCAATTAATTCTGTAATAGGAAACATTAGTGCTATAATGGATTTATGTAAAACAGGGGCCCTTACTGACAAGAGTGTGAAACAGGCTGAAGTTTTAGTTTCAAACATTGAAAATATTAGAAAGAAAATGACAGAAGAATTAGCCAATATAAAAAAACAGGAGTTAATCAAAAAGCAGGAGGAAGAGGCTCAACAGCAAGAGATTTTACGGCAGAAGCAGTTAGAAGAAAAAAGAGTACAGGAAGCTAAAGCAGCAGAGATTGCTCAAATAGAAAAAAGTTTGACAGACCAACAAAAAAAATCGCAACCAATGTTTTATTCTCAAAACAACTATAATTACTTCCAggaattaaaaaactttttagatCAATATGAAAATCAATATAAAGGCTTGCTTGAAAATGTTAATATGAAAAAGTTTAGATTTGACTGTCAGAAAGCTGTAAACACTCCAGTCAATGCCATATCTTCTGTAAGCGGAATGCACATGAAGGACAAATTTGACAAGCTTGCTAAACTTCTAAGAGGTGAGCAGGTGCAAGTTTTAGACACTTACGTCACAGCAACACAGCATCCTCAAGGACTCTACTATTGCACTGCCTTGTTGGCTAAGAAGATAGTAAGACAAGGAGACTTGCTAGTGTCTAGCAATCCTGAGGCAGCCTTTCCTTTAGCTGCTGTTACTGCAGCTCTCTGGTCCCAGTTTCCTGAGTTTGGCAAGCTCTTAGAAGCCTACTTCCACAGGTTTTGCCCATACCTAGTGCCAATGTTTTTACCTCAGAAAGAAGGACAAACAGACAAAGATTTCTACCTATCTAGAGGCTACACATATAATGATGAAGGTGTAGTAGAAAAACAAGATAAGTTTCTAAAGAGAATGTCTGGTATATTCAGGCTAAGATGTGCAATTTGGATTGCTAAAACACCTAGATTTGTAAATGCTCCCAATCCTCACGGCCCTCGGTTTGGTTGGCAGTGGCTGGCTTCCTTTGTAAACCTAAAACCTGAACCTGACATAAGTGCCACATTAATTAATGATTTCTTCAGTGTATGTGGTGCTGAATTCCATAAGCTGTATGGGAAGCAGTTTGTGAAAATAATTAGACTTATAAGCTCAGAATATCTTGCCATATTAGAGAATATTGATGAAGGAGGCCCCAAGACCAGATTGGAAGTGTTCTTGCAGGAGGTATTAAAAACAGGAGTAATACAGCCTCCTACTGGTATTTTACCACCCAATACTTGGTAG